In one window of Corynebacterium mycetoides DNA:
- a CDS encoding serine hydrolase domain-containing protein — translation MKPTALAASGLAVIATLTVMLLLGPRPITVGTHATGDASVSSALRNNAEPGHNDLAAFFLDNGNVRFGGLDADEHTEFEIGSITKTFNAELLRQQITSGDITLATTVGELIDVPGAPIADVTMEELANHTAGLSSVPAELLSNRIPAVLFHGNPYREATADEIISHAGDAELKNRGQRNYSNYGHALLGQLLARNANVSYEELLRTSILEPAGMDETYLATSGSGEYSSRGLGLQGRTVEPWDMDGWAPTGAIRSTPADMAKYARWVADHGRPEYGWGNREIGGTEYTFHNGGTGGFRTMLLWSPDGEDAVFVANSSSMWVDGLAVDLLKELEGTDK, via the coding sequence ATGAAACCGACTGCTCTGGCCGCCAGCGGCCTCGCCGTAATCGCCACACTGACCGTGATGCTGCTTCTCGGGCCCCGCCCGATCACGGTGGGCACGCACGCCACGGGCGATGCGTCCGTCTCCAGCGCGCTTCGCAACAACGCCGAACCCGGGCACAACGACCTCGCCGCCTTCTTCCTCGACAACGGCAACGTCCGCTTTGGCGGCCTCGACGCCGACGAGCACACGGAATTCGAAATCGGCTCCATCACCAAAACCTTCAACGCCGAGCTACTGCGCCAGCAGATTACAAGCGGCGACATCACGCTTGCAACAACAGTCGGCGAGCTTATCGACGTCCCCGGCGCCCCGATCGCCGACGTCACCATGGAAGAGCTCGCCAACCACACCGCCGGGTTGAGCTCTGTGCCCGCCGAACTTTTGAGCAACCGCATACCTGCGGTTTTATTCCACGGCAACCCCTACCGCGAGGCGACAGCCGATGAGATTATCTCCCACGCGGGCGACGCAGAGCTGAAGAATCGCGGCCAGCGCAACTACTCCAACTACGGCCACGCCCTTCTCGGGCAGCTTCTGGCCCGCAACGCGAACGTCAGTTACGAGGAATTGCTGCGCACCTCAATCCTCGAGCCCGCAGGCATGGATGAGACGTACCTCGCGACGTCCGGCTCCGGAGAGTACAGCTCCCGAGGACTCGGCTTGCAGGGTCGCACCGTTGAGCCCTGGGACATGGACGGCTGGGCCCCGACGGGCGCCATCCGCTCCACCCCGGCGGACATGGCGAAGTATGCGCGGTGGGTCGCCGACCACGGCCGCCCCGAGTACGGGTGGGGCAACAGGGAGATAGGTGGGACCGAGTACACCTTCCACAACGGCGGGACCGGTGGATTCAGGACCATGCTCCTGTGGTCCCCGGACGGCGAGGATGCCGTGTTCGTCGCTAACTCCAGCAGCATGTGGGTCGACGGGCTCGCCGTGGACCTGCTCAAAGAACTCGAAGGGACAGATAAGTGA
- the gatC gene encoding Asp-tRNA(Asn)/Glu-tRNA(Gln) amidotransferase subunit GatC, with the protein MSENSISRDEVSRIARLARIALTDEELDQIAPQLDHIVDAVSKVQQVDTQGVEPMSHPHSIDAGMRPDVEKKTLTQEQALDQAPAAQDERFVVPQILGEGE; encoded by the coding sequence TTGTCGGAGAACTCCATTTCCCGAGACGAGGTGTCCCGCATCGCGCGTCTCGCCCGCATCGCCCTGACAGATGAGGAGCTCGACCAGATCGCGCCGCAGCTCGACCACATCGTCGACGCCGTGTCCAAGGTGCAGCAGGTGGACACCCAGGGAGTCGAGCCGATGAGCCACCCGCACTCCATCGACGCCGGGATGCGCCCGGATGTGGAGAAGAAGACGCTGACGCAGGAGCAGGCGCTCGACCAGGCGCCGGCCGCGCAGGACGAGCGTTTCGTGGTTCCGCAGATTCTTGGGGAAGGGGAGTAG
- a CDS encoding CPBP family glutamic-type intramembrane protease: MALTFSVAVVLAITAVCGAFLMLDVVIPNWFVIVARWIPAIVAATVIVAYRQRDVLGWFRLRTPWRRAVIGSLVAVGVLLSTYAIAAAVALAAGVGEPHSASFYLRALAFIAPATLLFSLSTLGEDVAWRGFLHSCLGDTGVWRSSAVISGLWVIFHLPLHGTMVYQGVLPLDAALTSTLTLFALGLLLSATAHRFGSPWPAAFAHALPLSTLNLISLPAGPSAADHWVVAGITFTALVLAAVALAPGRRSAGTSTPAP, translated from the coding sequence ATGGCACTGACGTTTTCCGTTGCCGTCGTGCTGGCCATCACGGCAGTGTGCGGGGCTTTCCTCATGCTCGACGTCGTTATCCCCAATTGGTTCGTCATCGTCGCCAGGTGGATTCCCGCCATTGTCGCAGCAACGGTGATCGTGGCGTATCGCCAGCGCGACGTGCTGGGCTGGTTTCGGCTTCGCACCCCCTGGCGCAGAGCCGTCATCGGCAGCCTGGTTGCCGTGGGTGTGCTGCTGAGCACCTACGCCATCGCGGCGGCCGTCGCGCTTGCTGCTGGAGTTGGCGAGCCCCATTCTGCCAGCTTCTACCTGCGGGCGCTGGCGTTCATTGCTCCGGCGACACTGCTGTTCTCACTGAGCACTCTCGGCGAGGATGTGGCATGGCGCGGGTTCCTTCACTCATGCCTGGGCGATACCGGTGTTTGGCGCTCCTCGGCCGTAATCTCGGGGCTGTGGGTGATTTTCCATCTCCCGCTCCACGGGACCATGGTCTACCAAGGCGTCCTGCCGCTGGATGCTGCGCTGACCTCGACGCTTACGCTCTTCGCGCTCGGTTTGTTGCTCAGCGCGACAGCCCACCGTTTCGGTTCTCCATGGCCGGCTGCCTTCGCGCACGCTCTGCCCCTGTCCACTTTGAATCTGATCAGCCTGCCCGCCGGCCCCAGCGCCGCCGACCATTGGGTAGTCGCGGGCATCACCTTCACAGCTCTCGTGTTGGCGGCTGTTGCGCTTGCCCCCGGCCGCCGGTCGGCGGGGACGTCAACGCCCGCACCATGA
- a CDS encoding TetR/AcrR family transcriptional regulator: MERGPRGDISAETILLAAEELLASHGPGALTQRRIAKQAGVSPTALYTYAADLEEIRIELGDRFLGAIDTGLLLIDDPETALATFLQHVQKLFTDNPGHAQLLAQQRIAGPNALKLNETLLTFFQVAVGHSAEAAAGITGVHTEWVYGHALIAADNGVTRGFARALGRQEMSRYPLTAAMIGQAGPGLDFRAGDEIVRGLMVRALTSPPTGGRGQAQQPPTREL, translated from the coding sequence GTGGAGCGGGGTCCGAGGGGCGATATCTCCGCCGAGACGATCCTTCTGGCCGCGGAGGAACTTCTCGCCAGCCACGGGCCCGGAGCGCTGACGCAGCGCCGCATCGCGAAACAGGCCGGGGTCAGTCCCACAGCCCTCTACACCTATGCCGCCGACCTGGAGGAGATCCGGATAGAGCTAGGCGACAGGTTCCTCGGAGCAATCGATACAGGGCTGTTGCTTATCGACGATCCCGAAACCGCGCTTGCGACCTTCCTCCAGCACGTGCAGAAGCTCTTCACCGATAACCCCGGTCACGCCCAGCTTCTCGCGCAACAGCGCATCGCGGGACCCAACGCCCTGAAACTCAACGAAACACTACTGACGTTTTTCCAGGTTGCGGTGGGGCACAGTGCCGAGGCTGCGGCCGGCATCACCGGTGTGCACACCGAGTGGGTCTACGGGCATGCCCTCATTGCCGCCGACAACGGTGTCACCCGCGGTTTCGCCCGCGCCCTCGGACGGCAGGAGATGTCGCGATACCCCCTGACGGCGGCGATGATCGGTCAGGCTGGCCCCGGCCTTGATTTTCGGGCCGGAGATGAGATTGTCCGCGGCCTCATGGTGCGGGCGTTGACGTCCCCGCCGACCGGCGGCCGGGGGCAAGCGCAACAGCCGCCAACACGAGAGCTGTGA
- a CDS encoding ArsR/SmtB family transcription factor encodes MNIDIDRVAALERRVAQLEAHFTPPQQQPPAFALIEAIKDNDDLIDGAVTFGGAVDTGIGHYEYEWSRPTHWVTDSPWEDEISRLSALAHPQRGEILRRLLGAPATVAELVSEGIVSSTGTAYHHLGALHAAGWVTKRDGGYAIPPARVIPLMVIITACEAH; translated from the coding sequence ATGAACATAGACATTGACCGCGTCGCCGCCCTCGAGCGGCGCGTCGCGCAGCTCGAAGCCCATTTCACGCCTCCCCAGCAACAGCCCCCCGCCTTCGCCCTCATCGAGGCGATCAAAGACAACGACGACCTCATCGACGGCGCCGTCACGTTCGGCGGGGCCGTCGACACCGGCATCGGCCACTACGAATACGAGTGGTCCCGTCCCACCCACTGGGTTACAGACAGCCCCTGGGAGGACGAGATCTCGCGCCTGTCCGCACTCGCCCACCCGCAGCGCGGAGAGATCCTGCGCCGCCTTTTGGGAGCTCCCGCCACTGTTGCCGAGCTCGTGTCGGAAGGCATCGTCTCCTCCACGGGTACGGCTTACCACCACCTGGGCGCGCTACACGCCGCGGGTTGGGTGACCAAGCGCGACGGCGGGTACGCCATTCCCCCCGCCCGCGTCATTCCACTGATGGTGATCATCACAGCGTGCGAGGCCCACTGA
- a CDS encoding ACT domain-containing protein has protein sequence MSYLIRVHLPDVPGSLGELAEAFGMIDADIRSVDIVQLEREGRGAVVTDDIVVELPTGTLADALITAASSVEGVEVDSIRPFTGRVDRRGQVQMLARIAGVTDDVSAATAELVSVMPKAMTSSWAVVVRETPDGLVRIAASQAAPGDDGTTPQLVDVTTARILHPETDTWVPEAWWLLDTTLAISPLAGTDLVLVVGRIGGPDFLASEVSQIGDLGRIIGAMLR, from the coding sequence ATGTCTTACCTCATCCGCGTCCATCTGCCGGACGTCCCGGGAAGCCTCGGCGAACTCGCGGAAGCGTTCGGCATGATCGACGCCGACATCCGCTCCGTGGACATCGTCCAGCTGGAGCGGGAAGGCCGCGGCGCCGTGGTCACCGACGACATCGTGGTGGAACTTCCCACGGGCACGCTTGCCGACGCTCTGATTACCGCCGCCAGCTCCGTCGAAGGGGTGGAAGTCGACTCGATCCGCCCCTTCACCGGCCGGGTGGACCGCCGCGGGCAGGTTCAGATGCTCGCGCGCATCGCGGGTGTCACCGACGACGTCTCTGCCGCGACGGCCGAGCTGGTCTCCGTCATGCCGAAGGCCATGACCTCGTCGTGGGCCGTGGTCGTGCGCGAGACCCCCGACGGCCTCGTGCGCATCGCCGCATCCCAGGCCGCCCCCGGCGACGACGGAACGACACCGCAGCTTGTCGACGTCACCACCGCGCGCATCCTCCACCCCGAAACCGACACGTGGGTGCCCGAGGCCTGGTGGCTGCTGGACACCACCCTGGCCATCTCCCCGCTGGCCGGCACCGACTTGGTGCTGGTGGTGGGACGCATCGGCGGGCCGGACTTCCTCGCCTCCGAGGTCTCGCAGATCGGGGACCTGGGGCGCATCATCGGCGCGATGCTGCGCTAA